The genome window AGATATATCTACACTATAAACAAGCACACTATCAGGGGCAACAATAGCCAAGGGAGAAAAGTTAAGAATCCCTTTTACAGTGCCGACAGAAACTATTTTATCAACACATTCCTGAGCCACGGATGATGGTACCGTCAAAATAATAACTTCAATACCATTCTTCTTCATGACATCATATATGTCATCCATGTGATAGCAAGGAATACCAGCAACTCTTTTCCCTACTTTTTCAGGATCTACGTCAAAAAGCACTTTAATATCAAATTTTGAGCTTTTGAAAGCTTTATGCCCGAGAAGGGCTTCGCCCAGACGTCCGACCCCCACAAGGGCTATAGGCCATTTTCGCGGAGAAGCAAGTATTTCATCAACATGTCTATACAGTTTCTCTACGTGATAACCCACCCCCCTTTTTCCAATTTCACCGAAATAAGAAAGATCTTTTCTTACCTGACTCGCTTTAAAAGCAAGCATCTCTCCTATTTCTTGGGAAGAAACTACCTTCTGACCTTCATGATAAAGCTGCTCTAATAATCGATGATATTGAACAAGCCTTTCAACTGTAGGTTCAGCAATTTTCATTTTTTCACGTCCTTCAATCTTCTCTCAAAATATGTGCGGCCCTCTGACTATGAAATTTTGAAACGAGACAGCCCCGCATAGCCAGTTCCAAATCCTTCTATTTCTTCCTCTATGCGAAGGAGTTGGTTATATTTTGCTACTCTGTCAATACGTGCTGGAGCTCCGCTCTTAATTTGACCTGCTGCTACAGCAACGGCCAGATCACTAATAAACGTGTCATCCGTCTCTCCAGACCGGTGGGAAATAACGGTGCTATATCCATGACGTACAGCCATATCAATAACATTCATTGTTTCACTTACCGTCCCTATTTGATTCAATTTAATCAGTATAGAGTTGGCAACTTTCTGATTAAACCCTTCTTGCAACCGCTCTGGATTCGTAACAAAGATATCATCTCCAACCAATTGCACAGACGTTCCTAATGCATGAGTCAGAGACGCCCACCCCTTCCAATCGTCTTCAGCCATTCCATCTTCAATAGAAACAACTGGATATGCTTTGCAGAGATCAGTATAATACGAAATTATATCGCCTGTATCCAGAGTTCTTCCTTCACCGGCAAACTCATATTTACCATCTTTGTATATCTCAGAAGCAGCAACATCAAGGGCTAAACTTATCTGATCACCAGGAGTATAACCAGCTTTTTCTACAGCTTCAAGGATCAAATCGATGGCCTCTCTATTGCTTTGCAAGTTGGGAGCAAAGCCACCTTCATCACCAATTGCCGTACTGTATCCACGAGTCTTAAGCGTCTTTTTCAAAGAATGGTAGGTCTCTGCTGCCATACGAAGGGCTTCTGCAAAAGAACTCGCTCCATGGGGAACAATCATGAATTCCTGTATATCAAGATTATTATCGGCATGAGCACCGCCATTGATTACGTTCATCATTGGGGTAGGCAAAAGATATGGTCTAATTCCTCCCAAATAAGCCCAAAGTGGAAGGCCATGATCTTCGGCTGCTGCTCGTGCGACAGCCATTGAAACTCCAAGGATAGCATTGGCTCCCAAATTTGATTTGTTATCTGTTCCATCTATTTCTAATAACGCCATATCAATGGAAGCCTGCTCTGAAGGATCACTCCCCACAA of Aminobacterium sp. MB27-C1 contains these proteins:
- a CDS encoding redox-sensing transcriptional repressor Rex; amino-acid sequence: MKIAEPTVERLVQYHRLLEQLYHEGQKVVSSQEIGEMLAFKASQVRKDLSYFGEIGKRGVGYHVEKLYRHVDEILASPRKWPIALVGVGRLGEALLGHKAFKSSKFDIKVLFDVDPEKVGKRVAGIPCYHMDDIYDVMKKNGIEVIILTVPSSVAQECVDKIVSVGTVKGILNFSPLAIVAPDSVLVYSVDISVELEKLLFYLKHREE
- the eno gene encoding phosphopyruvate hydratase, coding for MGIIAGVYGREILDSRGNPTVEVEVWLDNGIIATAAVPSGASTGTHEALELRDGGNRYMGKGVLTAVGNINDKIGPELVGSDPSEQASIDMALLEIDGTDNKSNLGANAILGVSMAVARAAAEDHGLPLWAYLGGIRPYLLPTPMMNVINGGAHADNNLDIQEFMIVPHGASSFAEALRMAAETYHSLKKTLKTRGYSTAIGDEGGFAPNLQSNREAIDLILEAVEKAGYTPGDQISLALDVAASEIYKDGKYEFAGEGRTLDTGDIISYYTDLCKAYPVVSIEDGMAEDDWKGWASLTHALGTSVQLVGDDIFVTNPERLQEGFNQKVANSILIKLNQIGTVSETMNVIDMAVRHGYSTVISHRSGETDDTFISDLAVAVAAGQIKSGAPARIDRVAKYNQLLRIEEEIEGFGTGYAGLSRFKIS